A portion of the Blastopirellula sediminis genome contains these proteins:
- the cimA gene encoding citramalate synthase: MRKIEIYDTTLRDGAQGEGVSFSLQDKLSITERLDEIGVDFVEGGYPLSNEKDAEYFKRVQELDLKHTKVCAFGMTRRKGMAAADDPGMQALVDSGAPVVTIVGKTHDFHVTDVLRVTLEENLAMIADSISYIVSQGREVIYDAEHFFDGWKANPEYAAETIRTAAKAGARLVVMCDTNGGSLPEEIADYAKKAIEALAEFNVPVGIHTHNDGDLAVANSLAAVDAGAVQVQGTINGFGERCGNADLISVIANLGLKKKGYDVIGGAGFDHLTELSRYVYDTANVNRRNNQPFVGQSAFAHKGGMHVHAINRAASSYEHIDPQTVGNERRVLVSELSGRSNIVALTTKHNLQDDRVLMDKILAEVVSKENQGYQYEAAEASFDLLVKRVAGVFRPHFEILKYHVEVEDLVEHKVVDLVTEATVKVSVDGEVRYEVGEGDGPVQALDVALRKALNGCFPTLETMHLVDYKVRVVNQEAGTAARIRVMIESADEDDVWGTIGVSENIIQASWNALVDSIEYKLHKDEQRGKSPARASAESTAK; the protein is encoded by the coding sequence ATGAGAAAAATCGAGATCTACGACACGACGCTTCGTGACGGCGCCCAAGGAGAAGGCGTAAGCTTTTCTTTGCAGGACAAGCTGTCGATTACCGAGCGTCTGGATGAGATCGGCGTCGATTTCGTGGAGGGAGGCTATCCCCTGTCGAATGAAAAAGACGCCGAGTACTTCAAGCGGGTCCAAGAGCTCGACCTGAAACATACGAAGGTCTGCGCCTTCGGCATGACCCGCCGTAAGGGAATGGCCGCCGCTGACGATCCCGGCATGCAAGCGCTGGTCGATTCGGGCGCGCCGGTCGTCACCATCGTCGGTAAGACGCATGACTTTCATGTGACCGACGTCCTCCGCGTGACGCTGGAAGAAAACCTGGCGATGATCGCCGACTCGATCAGCTACATCGTCAGCCAAGGGCGCGAAGTCATTTACGACGCCGAGCACTTCTTCGACGGCTGGAAAGCGAACCCGGAATACGCGGCCGAAACGATTCGGACCGCCGCCAAAGCGGGCGCACGCTTGGTGGTGATGTGCGATACCAACGGCGGCAGCCTGCCGGAAGAAATCGCCGACTACGCCAAGAAGGCGATCGAAGCGCTGGCCGAATTCAACGTGCCGGTCGGCATCCATACGCATAACGATGGCGATCTAGCGGTCGCCAACAGTCTGGCCGCAGTCGACGCCGGCGCTGTCCAGGTGCAAGGAACGATCAACGGCTTCGGCGAACGTTGCGGCAACGCCGACCTGATCTCGGTGATCGCAAACCTTGGCTTGAAAAAGAAAGGTTACGACGTCATCGGGGGCGCGGGCTTCGATCATTTGACCGAACTTTCGCGTTACGTCTACGACACCGCCAACGTCAATCGTCGCAACAACCAACCGTTCGTCGGGCAAAGCGCCTTCGCTCACAAAGGGGGAATGCACGTCCACGCGATCAACCGGGCCGCGTCGAGCTACGAACATATCGACCCGCAAACGGTCGGCAACGAACGTCGCGTCTTGGTGAGCGAATTGTCGGGTCGCTCGAACATCGTCGCCCTGACGACCAAGCACAACCTGCAAGACGATCGCGTCTTGATGGATAAGATCCTGGCCGAGGTCGTCAGCAAGGAAAACCAAGGTTACCAGTACGAAGCGGCCGAAGCGTCGTTCGACTTGCTGGTCAAACGGGTCGCCGGCGTCTTTCGGCCCCACTTCGAGATTTTGAAGTACCACGTCGAAGTCGAAGACCTGGTCGAACACAAAGTGGTCGACCTGGTGACCGAAGCGACGGTGAAAGTTTCGGTCGACGGCGAAGTACGCTACGAAGTCGGCGAAGGAGACGGTCCGGTGCAGGCGCTCGACGTGGCGCTCCGCAAGGCGCTGAACGGCTGCTTCCCGACGCTCGAAACGATGCACCTGGTCGACTACAAGGTACGCGTCGTCAATCAAGAGGCGGGGACCGCCGCCAGAATCCGCGTGATGATCGAAAGCGCGGACGAAGATGACGTCTGGGGAACCATCGGCGTCAGTGAGAATATCATCCAGGCCAGCTGGAACGCGCTGGTCGATTCCATCGAATACAAACTTCACAAAGATGAGCAACGGGGCAAGTCGCCGGCGCGGGCCAGCGCTGAATCGACGGCGAAGTAA